One segment of Triticum aestivum cultivar Chinese Spring chromosome 2A, IWGSC CS RefSeq v2.1, whole genome shotgun sequence DNA contains the following:
- the LOC123184209 gene encoding cell number regulator 2 yields MAGHRNKVSWSSGLCGCFDDLGGCFLTLFCPCIAFGRIAEIVDRGAISCCASGTMHVLQGLGTSAIGSILYHCCYRARLRAEHGLEEKPCADCCVHTFCGYCALCQEYRELKSRGFDMQAGWHANMERMGKTVAPQMNQGMTR; encoded by the exons ATGGCCGGCCACCGGAACAAGGTCTCCTGGTCCTCCGGCCTCTGCGGCTGCTTCGACGACCTCGGCGGCT GCTTCCTGACACTCTTCTGCCCGTGCATCGCCTTCGGGAGGATCGCCGAGATCGTCGACAGGGGGGCCATAT CATGCTGTGCGAGTGGGACGATGCACGTGCTGCAGGGCTTGGGGACGTCCGCGATAGGCTCCATCCTCTACCACTGCTGCTACCGCGCCAGACTGCGGGCAGAGCACGGGCTGGAGGAGAAGCCATGCGCCGACTGCTGTGTCCACACCTTCTGCGGGTATTGTGCCCTCTGCCAGGAGTATCGCGAGCTCAAGAGTCGTGGCTTCGACATGCAGGCGGGATGGCATGCCAACATGGAGAGGATGGGGAAGACCGTCGCGCCCCAGATGAACCAGGGGATGACTCGTTAG